One window from the genome of Grus americana isolate bGruAme1 chromosome 2, bGruAme1.mat, whole genome shotgun sequence encodes:
- the LOC129203803 gene encoding leukocyte elastase inhibitor-like — MENLRNANSRFALDLLRRFNETNPTGNVFFSPVSVSAALAMVLLGAKGNTEAQVLKTLHFDKVEGIHSRFQTLTMDINRSNAPYLLRLANRLYGEKSYSFLPDFLTNTQKLYGADLAAVDFLQAYDEARKEINQWVEEKTEGKIPDLLPEGSVDNMTRLVLVNAIYFKGDWAEKFNEADTTDMPFRLNKNERQTVKMMYQKKKFRFGYIPEVKVRVLELPYDGRELSMIILLPDDIEDDSTGLQKLEQQLTLENLQEWTCPEHLYSTDVRVRLPKFKLEESYDLKSDLAAMGLLDVFDSGKSDLSGMSGARDLFLSKIVHKAFVEVNEEGTEAAAATAGIAMLCMVMEEDFNADHPFLFFIRHNPTQSILFFGRYASP; from the exons ATGGAGAACCTGCGTAATGCCAACAGCAGATTTGCACTTGATCTGCTCAGAAGGTTTAATGAGACCAACCCAACAGGAAAcgttttcttctctcctgtcagtgtctctgctgctttggcCATGGTCCTTTTGGGGGCCAAAGGCAATACAGAGGCCCAGGTGCTGAAg ACGCTTCATTTTGACAAAGTTGAAGGTATCCATTCAAGATTTCAGACTCTGACTATGGATATAAACAGAAGCAATGCTCCCTATCTCTTACGGCTTGCCAATCGGCTTTATGGAGAGAAGTCCTACAGCTTTTTGCCG GATTTCCTGACTAATACTCAGAAATTATATGGAGCTGATTTGGCTGCAGTTGATTTTCTTCAGGCTTATGATGAAGCCAGGAAAGAAATTAACCAGTGGGTAGAGGAGAAAACTGAAG GTAAAATCCCTGATCTGCTGCCTGAAGGCTCAGTTGATAACATGACCAGGCTCGTATTGgtaaatgctatttatttcaaaggagACTGGGCAGAGAAATTTAATGAAGCCGACACCACTGACATGCCATTTCGGTTAAATAAG AATGAAAGACAGACAGTGAAAATGatgtatcagaaaaaaaaatttcgTTTTGGGTATATCCCTGAAGTAAAGGTCCGTGTTTTAGAGCTGCCTTATGATGGAAGAGAACTTAGTATGATCATCCTGTTACCTGATGACATTGAAGATGACTCCACTGGACTGCAGAAG CTGGAACAGCAGCTTACCTTAGAGAATCTCCAGGAATGGACATGTCCAGAGCATCTGTATTCCACTGATGTTCGTGTGCGTTTGCCAAAGTTTAAGCTAGAAGAAAGCTATGACCTCAAATCAGATTTAGCTGCTATGGGCTTGTTGGATGTATTTGACAGTGGCAAGTCTGACTTGTCGGGAATGTCAGGGGCACGTGACCTCTTTCTCTCGAAAATTGTCCACAAGGCTTTTGTAGAAGTGAACGAGGAAGGTACGGAGGCTGCCGCTGCCACTGCCGGCATTGCTATGCTCTGCATGGTTATGGAAGAGGATTTCAATGCTGAccatcctttccttttctttattcgCCACAACCCAACGCAAAGCATACTTTTCTTCGGCAGATACGCTTCTCCATAA